In Allomuricauda ruestringensis DSM 13258, the following proteins share a genomic window:
- a CDS encoding beta-1,6-N-acetylglucosaminyltransferase has translation MENRKHAYLVMAHNEPELLCKLLGCLDDERNDIYLHLDQKFDAISENDLKDQCKSSNVFFIERKPIYWSGYSQIDCELRLLKAAIQKNYAYYHLISGVDLPIKSQDYIHDFFEKHDGQQFLSVTKVKNWKIASRYKYYHFININKRLPRKWSRSLRYPFAFLQTCLFINRFRNSSLKDFYWGQAWFSITNDFAKYVVGKERFIAENFDNGFFNDEVFMQTLLMNSEFKDSHSSSMSYARLIDWDRGKPYTWTIDEFDELVASTALFSRKFSMNKDPEVIEKILEKIQ, from the coding sequence ATGGAAAATAGGAAACATGCATACCTTGTCATGGCCCATAACGAACCCGAATTGCTATGCAAACTGTTAGGTTGTTTGGATGATGAGCGTAATGACATTTATCTTCATTTGGACCAAAAATTTGATGCCATATCCGAGAATGACCTAAAAGATCAATGTAAATCTTCCAATGTTTTTTTTATCGAAAGAAAACCGATTTATTGGTCTGGCTATAGTCAAATAGATTGCGAATTGAGATTGTTGAAGGCGGCCATCCAAAAAAATTATGCCTATTATCACTTGATTTCCGGTGTGGACCTACCTATTAAAAGTCAGGATTATATTCATGATTTTTTTGAAAAACACGATGGCCAACAGTTTTTGTCCGTTACCAAGGTAAAGAACTGGAAAATAGCCAGCCGCTATAAATACTATCACTTTATCAATATTAACAAAAGGTTGCCCAGAAAGTGGTCCAGATCGCTTCGTTATCCATTTGCATTCCTGCAAACTTGTTTGTTTATCAACAGGTTCAGGAACAGTAGCTTAAAGGATTTTTATTGGGGCCAGGCTTGGTTCAGCATTACAAACGATTTTGCAAAATACGTCGTGGGCAAAGAAAGATTCATTGCGGAGAACTTTGACAACGGTTTTTTTAACGATGAGGTATTTATGCAAACCCTTTTGATGAACTCCGAATTTAAGGACAGCCACTCCTCATCTATGAGCTATGCACGATTGATTGATTGGGATAGGGGGAAACCCTACACATGGACTATTGATGAGTTTGATGAGCTTGTGGCTTCAACAGCATTGTTCAGTCGAAAATTTTCAATGAACAAAGATCCAGAGGTGATTGAAAAAATACTGGAAAAGATTCAATAA
- a CDS encoding GumC family protein, whose product MENPNLNAKMQRNNLKGELEKYLKHKHWFVLSAIVAVSIAYLYVRYATPKYQANATIQIVEEKSAPSELSLFSDLNLLPGGSKKVEDEIEVMRSRTNVRQAVINLGLDKKVMHVGRVKNSEIYGDVPVKITIDSIKRDVQFSCYIIPKSQTNFLYWTEENEEQQNRTFGEEITTNRGKITILPEESKKLKPYIGETLKIVLSPVSDVTLSYQKALGAAIADEYSSIINLTIQDAVQEKAMDFLNELIHIYNLNGKNDKKAIADRTAEFIDDRIADIYSDLSEADQSAQDFKSDRGLTDIQSQSNINLNVSAANQQELQDAQIQLQIANSVSDELESQAGYGILPSNIGLADASITSTTARYNQLVLERERLLKSSNEKNPVIVNIDEQLENLKKSMQSSLNSMTNNLNLRVNNLSSQLATINSKIYSAPRNERALREITRKQQTVEGLYLYLLQKREEAQIAYASASPNSKVVDTAFPASKFPVAPKKSIIYLASFLLGILIPAGIVYGLDVIDDKIHSAHALEKLVVGAGVPVIGELPRLKNKSIKTVAKDDRSVLSEALRIIRTNMDYLLKTELKGGNARKNIIYVSSSLPTEGKTFFSTNLALILSSTGKKVLLVGADIRNPKFYMFFNDGKEHVKNKRSSFKRNAGLTDYLFDDSLVLKDITNSTEVNENKIDVIHSGKTFPNPSELLMNNRFGHLMDTVSQVYDYVIVDTAPMMPVTDTLLISEYADLLVYVTRAGQSSIGDVEFPLKLRKEGKLNNLAFVVNGVKASELGYGGKYGYGYGAQSKKWWKF is encoded by the coding sequence ATGGAAAATCCCAATTTGAACGCTAAAATGCAAAGAAATAATTTGAAGGGAGAGCTGGAGAAATACCTGAAGCACAAGCATTGGTTTGTGCTGTCGGCAATAGTCGCAGTTTCCATTGCATACCTTTATGTAAGGTATGCCACGCCGAAATACCAAGCCAATGCCACCATCCAGATTGTAGAGGAAAAAAGTGCTCCTTCGGAACTCAGTCTTTTCAGTGATTTGAACTTGTTACCTGGGGGATCAAAAAAGGTCGAGGATGAAATTGAGGTGATGCGTTCCCGAACCAATGTAAGACAGGCAGTCATAAACCTGGGGCTCGATAAAAAAGTGATGCATGTAGGCCGGGTAAAAAATTCCGAAATTTATGGTGATGTCCCGGTGAAAATTACCATAGATTCCATAAAAAGGGATGTGCAATTCAGTTGTTATATCATTCCAAAGTCCCAAACCAACTTTTTGTACTGGACAGAAGAGAACGAAGAACAGCAAAATAGAACTTTTGGTGAGGAGATCACTACTAATCGAGGTAAAATAACAATCCTTCCAGAAGAAAGCAAAAAATTGAAACCTTATATTGGGGAAACATTAAAAATAGTGCTTTCCCCTGTGAGCGATGTTACCTTAAGCTACCAAAAAGCGCTTGGGGCCGCTATTGCCGACGAATATTCCTCAATAATAAATTTGACCATCCAAGATGCCGTACAGGAAAAGGCCATGGATTTTTTGAACGAGTTGATACATATCTACAACCTCAACGGAAAAAATGACAAAAAAGCCATTGCCGACCGAACTGCTGAATTTATAGATGACAGAATTGCGGATATTTACAGCGACTTATCAGAGGCAGACCAAAGTGCACAAGATTTTAAATCGGACAGGGGGCTCACGGATATCCAATCACAATCCAATATCAATTTGAACGTAAGTGCGGCAAATCAGCAAGAATTGCAGGATGCACAGATCCAATTACAGATAGCCAACAGCGTGAGTGATGAACTTGAGAGTCAAGCGGGGTACGGCATTCTTCCTTCCAATATTGGGTTGGCAGATGCTTCGATCACCAGCACAACTGCAAGGTACAACCAACTGGTTTTGGAACGTGAGCGCCTATTGAAGAGCTCCAATGAAAAAAACCCTGTTATCGTTAACATAGACGAACAGTTGGAGAACCTAAAAAAGAGCATGCAATCCAGTTTGAACAGTATGACCAATAATTTGAATTTAAGGGTGAACAACCTTAGTTCACAGTTGGCCACCATCAATTCAAAAATATATTCTGCTCCAAGGAACGAAAGAGCATTGCGAGAGATTACCCGGAAGCAGCAAACGGTAGAGGGCCTGTACTTGTATTTATTGCAAAAAAGAGAAGAAGCCCAAATTGCATACGCTTCGGCATCACCCAACTCTAAAGTTGTGGATACGGCTTTCCCTGCAAGTAAGTTTCCGGTAGCACCTAAAAAAAGTATTATATACCTAGCGTCATTTTTATTGGGAATTTTAATTCCTGCCGGAATTGTTTACGGCTTGGATGTAATAGATGACAAGATCCACAGTGCCCATGCATTGGAAAAATTGGTTGTAGGGGCCGGGGTGCCCGTTATCGGCGAATTGCCCCGATTAAAGAATAAATCCATAAAAACTGTAGCAAAGGACGATCGTTCTGTGCTATCGGAGGCCTTACGAATTATCAGGACCAATATGGATTATTTGCTCAAAACGGAACTAAAGGGCGGCAATGCCAGAAAAAACATAATTTATGTCAGTTCCAGCCTTCCAACAGAAGGAAAAACCTTTTTCTCCACCAACCTTGCCTTGATTTTATCCAGCACGGGCAAAAAAGTCTTATTGGTCGGGGCAGATATTCGAAACCCGAAGTTTTATATGTTTTTTAACGATGGAAAGGAGCATGTTAAAAATAAGAGGTCAAGCTTTAAGAGGAATGCTGGGTTGACGGATTATTTGTTTGATGACTCCCTTGTTTTGAAGGATATAACCAATAGTACCGAGGTAAACGAGAACAAAATAGATGTTATCCATTCGGGTAAAACATTTCCAAATCCTTCCGAATTACTTATGAATAATCGATTTGGACACCTTATGGACACAGTTTCCCAAGTTTATGATTATGTTATAGTCGATACCGCACCAATGATGCCGGTTACGGATACACTTCTTATAAGTGAATACGCCGACCTTTTGGTTTATGTAACTAGAGCGGGCCAATCGAGTATAGGCGACGTAGAGTTCCCACTAAAGCTCAGAAAAGAAGGAAAATTAAATAACCTGGCCTTTGTGGTGAATGGTGTAAAAGCATCAGAACTAGGCTATGGTGGAAAATATGGATACGGTTATGGCGCCCAAAGTAAAAAGTGGTGGAAATTTTAG